GCCACCCTTCGCATAGTCCGGATCGATCAATTCGCGTTCCCCCACCGGTTTTAGTCCGGCACGTTTGATGTAATAAAGCGCATCCCCATCATTAAAAATGACTCCGCCTTGTGAAAAAGATACAAGGCGTGGAAGAACAAGGTTGCTTAGAAAGTCCGTGGTCTTGTCTATCTGACCGTCACCGTTTGTATCTTCCAATACCCGGATGCGGCCATTCGGCGTATCCTCACCATTGCCGTCGATATCTGGCATATAGCTACGCATTTCCGCTACCCACATCCGTCCGTTTGGGTCAAAGGCGAGCGCTACGGGATTTTCAATCAGCGGCTCTACAGCCACCGGCTCTATGACAAACCCTTCCGCGAGTTCGAATGTCTGCATCGCTTCATGGACTGAAAGAAATGGAGAAGGTGGTATAAGTTCTGCGGGAATGGGATCTATCTGAATATCTCCATCCCCATCTTTTTTGTCTCCCAATTGGGCAAAGGCAACTGAGGGGATTATTGATAACGTCAATAGAGTGCTTATGAATTGTTTCATGCCTTGGTACAGCAAACTATCAGAAAGGGGTTTATTCTGTGAATCCAAATTATTTGGCGACTTGGGATGGGTGATTTAATAGGGAGTTTCAATCTTTAATCGGTAGATGTGTTAGGATTGGATTTTGTGAAATCTGAGGATGAGTTTGGAAAGATTGTTCCATTTGGAATAGCTCTTTAGAAGTATTTCCTTGTGGGTGACTCATGCTCTTCACTTGATTGCCGGGACTTTTTTTGCTCGGTTCAAGCACTATGAAGTTTGAGCATTACGCGATTAACGTCGAAGATTCCATCGCGGTCAGCGATTGGTATTGTGAACACTGCGACCTTCTAGCCGTGGTAGCCCTTGATCATATGCCTTTTACCCGTTTTCTGGCGGACGAAACAGGACATATGTTTTTGGAAGTGTATTCTAATCCTGAAGCGCCGATGCCTGATTATTTAAATATGCATCATCTCCAGTATCATATGGCATTCTCCGTCAGGGATGCCGGAGCAGAGAAAGAACGCCTTTTGGCTGCTGGTTGCAGCTATGTTGAAGAGCGCAATCCGGTAGAAAATGTCCGCCTCATTATGTTGCGCGATCCATTTGGAATGCCCCTTCAGTTGTGTCAACGTGCCACTACCGCACTTTGAGGATTTCAAAAGGTAAAAAGAATGGATCCTATCCTTTAAAAGAGATGAAGAATTTTCTGTGCCACACCTAATGTATGAGCTAGGATACTTGCTCATTTCATAAATAATTTCGAGCAGATCACCACCTTACACCCCACTATGGAACCCAACACTTCTTTCACTAATAAACTATCCCGACGCGAAGTTCTCACTAACGCAGGTGCATTTTTAACAGGACTCTGTGTGGTACCCTTGGCTCAGGCAATTCAACCTGTGCTTCGTTCGAGCGAGGCACCTTTGAAATTGAGCCTGGCGGCATACTCCATGCGCAGGTCTTTGCCCGATACGAGGAAAGATCCTAACGCGGTTGGTACAATGGATCTTTTGGGTTTCATCGATTACGCCTCGACTCTGGGAATCGATGCAGTCGAGTTGACGGGTTATTTTATGCCGCATCCGCTTACGACCGAGGTGCTGAATGAGATGAAGCGACGAGCTCATATCCATGGGCTGGGAATAAGTGGCGGCGCCATTGGGAACAATTTTACGCATGATCCAGGGAGCGATGAAGGTCGTAGCCAAATGAAGTATACGCGAACCTGGATCGATCATTATTCAATCTTGGGTGCGCCCGTGATTCGTGTTTTTGGTGGTAAACCTGTCGGAGATGTCAGTGAAGCGAAAGCCGTTGAGAATATCATTTCGAATTTGAAAATTGCTTGTGATTACGCTGCCGAAAAAGGCGTGATCCTTGGAATTGAGAACCATGACTTTCTAATCGAAATCGATCGATTGATGCCGATTATTGATGCGGTCGATTCTCCCTGGTTTGGAGTAAACTTTGATTCGGGGAATATTGCGCCAACCGACGATCCTTATCGTGAACTCGCTCGCATCGCTCCATACACCGTGAATGCCCAGATCAAAACCGACATTCCTGTGAATGGGAAAAAAGAACCGTCTGACCTGGGGCGCGTCATTGGCATTTTGCGGAATGCCAATTACCGTGGCTACATCACCCTTGAGTACGAGGGTGAGGAAGATCCAATTAAAGCCATTCCCGAATATTTGACCAAACTGCGCCGATTAATTACTTAGCACTTTCCCGAGCGCAGAAAGCTTCGATTTCGCTCGTTTCGCTTGATTCGGTATGCATACATGGAATCATCTTCTTTTAACTATTTTAGTCATCCCGATTAGATACCAAGCATGTCCAAAAACTTAAGTGACCTGACAGGCCGCAAAGGCGTCCAAGAGAATCTGTTCACCAAAATAGGTGAATTAGCCGCAAATGGCGGTGGTACGCCTTCATTGGAAGAACTGAATCGGTTAGCCGATGAATTCCTCATTGGGAAGGCCAATATCTATGGAACTGCGACCTTCTACGACTTCCTTAAACCGGAAAACCAGGGTAAGAAGGTCTATGTCTGTAACGGATCGGCCTGTTTGTGTGCGGGGACTCAGGATGGGTTAATTTCCGACCTCAAGGGGAAATTTAAAGAAGAGGAGATCGGCCACATGACTTGTTTGGGACGCTGTCACGAAAATGGTGCGTTTCATTACGATGGCAAGAATTACAGTGCCT
Above is a genomic segment from Verrucomicrobiota bacterium containing:
- a CDS encoding sugar phosphate isomerase/epimerase → MEPNTSFTNKLSRREVLTNAGAFLTGLCVVPLAQAIQPVLRSSEAPLKLSLAAYSMRRSLPDTRKDPNAVGTMDLLGFIDYASTLGIDAVELTGYFMPHPLTTEVLNEMKRRAHIHGLGISGGAIGNNFTHDPGSDEGRSQMKYTRTWIDHYSILGAPVIRVFGGKPVGDVSEAKAVENIISNLKIACDYAAEKGVILGIENHDFLIEIDRLMPIIDAVDSPWFGVNFDSGNIAPTDDPYRELARIAPYTVNAQIKTDIPVNGKKEPSDLGRVIGILRNANYRGYITLEYEGEEDPIKAIPEYLTKLRRLIT
- a CDS encoding VOC family protein, coding for MKFEHYAINVEDSIAVSDWYCEHCDLLAVVALDHMPFTRFLADETGHMFLEVYSNPEAPMPDYLNMHHLQYHMAFSVRDAGAEKERLLAAGCSYVEERNPVENVRLIMLRDPFGMPLQLCQRATTAL